From the Callithrix jacchus isolate 240 chromosome 22, calJac240_pri, whole genome shotgun sequence genome, the window tgtttgtagagacgaagtctcattatgttgcccaggctggtccccaactcctgggctcaactgatttaccgccttggcctcccaaatagatgggaTTTACAGACgagagtcactgcgcccagcctccttcTTTGAATAAACTAATGCTAAcagagcacttactgtgtgctaggTCTTGTACTGATCTCTTGGTACAAAGCAATGAACAAGATGCAACAAAAGCGCCAtcaatagctcactgcaacttgggCCAAGTACTGTGTAAAGATCTATACAACATCCTGATTCAATATTTACAACTTCTTTATGCCGAGATGCTGTAATTCGTCACATTTTATGCAAGAATCTCTGATTGTGGCTCGAAAGCGCTAAGGATGGGATTCGTTCCCAGCTCAATTTTGATTCTTCGCTTTAGCGTGCTGCGGGTAGGAGTTAAGTGGGCACCCAGCCAGGACCAGCGGTTCGAATTCGTTGCCATGGTCCCCCGACGCTTTCCCGGGCTCCAGAAAGCATCGCGCGGTCACGTGACAGCAGCCAACATGGCGCCGCCCACTGTGTGGTACTGCCCACGTGGTTCCGGCAGTCAAGATGGCGGGAGCGGCCACCCAGGTTTCTCTGGAGTCGGCCCCAAGGATCATGAGGCTGGTGGCCGAATGCAGCCGCTCCAGGGCCCGCGCAGGAGAGCTGCGGCTGCCGCATGGAACAGTGGCCACTCCTGTGTTCATGCCAGTGGGCACGCAGGCCACCATGAAGGGCATCACGACCGAGCAGCTGGACGCTCTGGGTTGCCGAATCTGTCTGGGCAATACCTACCATCTGGGTCTAAGGCCGGTGGGTGGGGTCTGCGGCTCGCGGGAAAGCAGAGAGGCCTTGGGAGCCATGGAACGTCCCCCAGATCCGGACATTCCTCCCAAAGTCAATCGATCAGACGTGTTGAGCGCCCCCAGATGACTGGGCCTTGGGATGGGCGTGAAAGCATCAGGGACTAAAGCTGGCCAGCTCTCTCCCCCAACAAGAGCCCCCAGGAAGGCGTTCACCCCTAATCTGACACTTTATTCCATCAACCCAGGGACCCGAGCTGATCCAAAAAGCCAACGGTCTCCACGGCTTCATGAATTGGCCTCATAATCTGCTAACGGTGAGCTGAGGAGAGAGCCGGCATCCCAGAGTACTTCTCTGGAGTGAGAGTTTCCCCCATCTCCACCCGCTGACAGCCTTGCGGTGGGGTTTCTCTTAGGACAGCGGCGGTTTCCAGATGGTGTCGCTGGTGTCTCTGTCCGAGGTGACGGAGGAAGGCGTCCGCTTCCGCTCCCCCTACGACGGCAATGAGACCCTGCTGAGCCCGGAGAAATCCGTGCAGATCCAGAACGCACTGGGTGAGAGGACCCCGGGGAGCCTCCCCTTACCCTGTCTGTCAGTGGATGAAGGTGACACAGGTCCTGTTCTCTGGGTGTCGTGTGCTTTGAGCAGGTCACTCCTCCCTGAGCTTCAGCTGAGCCAACTCAAAGCGGGGATACATAATAGCAGGTCTTTGGTAGGATTGTTGACAAGTGCATATGAGATGATGTCAGTGAATCTCCACGCTGGCCATGTAGTAGCTTAAGTATTATtactgcaatttttatttttttatttatttttgagatggggtctctctccattgcccaggctggagtgcagtggtacgatctcagcttactgcaacctccaccttctgggttcaagccattctcctgtctcagcttcccaagtagctgggattacaggcacccaccaccacgcctggctaattttttatatttttagtagagatgaggtttcatcttgttggtcaggctggtctcgaactcctgacctcagatgatccacctgccactgcctcccaaagtactcgggttataggtgtgagccactgtgcctggcccaatatcCCCATTTCTTGACAAAGATAATTAACATTTTCTGAACCTTGTAAAGAACCATGGAAACACAGGGTCAACACCCCTCTTCCCCTCATCATCCTAATAGAGTGACACTGTAGGgtggaagaaatattttttttgttgttatcttAGATTTATGGCTGAAGCCCCTGTAACAAAGAAGCACCTATAACAAAAAAGCCTGAATAGCAGGAGAAAAGCCTACAAATTCATTTGACTATATATTactacagttgtttttttttttgagacggagtttcgcttttgttacccaggctggagtgcaatggtgcgatcttggctcaccgcaacctccacctcctgggttcaggcaattctcctgcctcagcctcctgagtagctgggattacaggcatgcgccaccgtgcccagctaattttttgcatttttagtagagacagggtttcaccatgttgaacaggatggtctcgatctcttgacctcgtgacccacccacctcggcctcccaaagtgctgggattacaggcttgagccaccgcgcccagcctttattACTACAGTTTTTTACTGATTTTAAAGCCCTGACCTTACTTCTCTacaactttgtttgtttgtttatttaattatttatttttgtgatggagtcttgctctgttgcccaggctggagtgcagtggcatgatcttggctcactgcaacctcccacctcctgggttcaagcaattctcctgcctgagcctcccaagtaattgggattacaggcacacaccaccacgcctggctagttttttatatttttagtagatatggggttttgcatgttggccaggctggtctcgaactcctgacctcatatgatctggctgccttggcctcctaaaatgctgggattacaggtgtgagccactgcacctggcccaagtttatttaatatttgttttatgtgaCACAGGAGTCTTTAGAACTGAAGACCCAAAGACGCAGGAAGACCCATATATataggggtttttttgtttgtttgttttgttgtttttttttttgagacagggtcttgctctgtcacccaggctggagtggaatggtgtgatcttgcctcactgctaccaccgcctcctgtgttcaagaaatgttcctgtctcagcctcccaagtcgctgggattatggtgatgtgtgccaccatgcccggctaatttttagtaaagatggggtttcatcatgttggacaggctggtctagaactcctggcctcaagtgatctgccaccctctgcctcccacagtgctgggattacaggcgtgagctattgcacccagcctgtttgtttttgttttcgtgcATAGGATctgtgtgtcacccaggctggagtgtagtgatgtgatctcagctcactgcagccttgacttcctggactcaagtgattctcccacttcaacctccagagtacctgggactacaggtgcacagcagcactcccagctaatttaaaaaattttttgtagagatgagagtcTCACTACTttacctaggctagtcttgaactcctggcttcaagcgatcctttGCCCTGACCACtcaaagtgcttgtattacaagcatgaggctgggcacagtggctcacacctataatcccagcactttgggaggccgaggcaggcagatcacagggtcaaaagatcgagaccatactgtccaacatggtgaaaccccgtctctagtaaaatacaaaaaattagctgggcatggtggcatgtgcctgcagtcacagctactcaggaggctgaggcaggaggatcacttgaggtggaggttgtagtgagccaagatttcgccactgcactccagcctggtaacagagtaagactctgtctcaaaacaaaaaaaaaacacatgagccactgtgcctcacccCTTTATATTTTTAGGTTTGATTAAGAAGTGGATAGTTGTGAagaaatatgattggacaaaGTGAATATGAGCTAATTGTGATAAGCTTGGGGGAATTgtgtattaaaaaataaggacatttgttccttgaggtcaggactaAGATGGGTACCTCTCCCATGAGGGTCTTATGATCATCTATGATGTCAAGTGAAGAtcagctatgttttttttttttttggagatagaatctcgcgttgtcacccacgctggagtacagtagcatgatcttggctcactgcaacttccacctcccaggttcaagtgattctcctgcctcaaccacctgagtagctgaaattacaggtgtatgccaccacccccagctaatttttgtatttttaatagagacaggtttcaccatgttggtcaggctggacttgaactcctgacctttgatCTGCCtgtcggtctcccaaagtactgagattacaggcatgaaccaccgcgccttgCCTCagctaggtgttttttttttttttgagatggagtttcgctcttgttacccaggctggagtgcagtggcgcgatctcggctcaccacaacctccgcctcctgggttcaggcaattctcctgcctcagcctcccgagtagctgggattacaggcacgtgccaccatgcccagctaattttttgtatttttagtagagatggggtttcaccatgttgaccaggatggtctcgatctcttgacctcgtgatccacccgcctcggcctcccaaagtgctgggattacaggtgtgagccaccactcccggccctcAGCTAGGTTTTATAGCCTCCTCAGTGGAGAAGGTCACAGAATTCTTTCtaggttctttttgtttttctgagatggagtcttactctgtcacccaggctggagtgcagtgttgcgatcttggctcactactacatctgtctcctgggttcaagcaattctcctgcctcagcctcccgagtagctgggattataggtgccggccaccgtgcccagctaatttttttgtttttgtttttttttaatggagacagggtttcaccatgttggccaggctggtcttgaactcctgaccgcatgatccacctgcctcagccacccaaagtactgggattacagacatgagccatcactcccagcctCTTTCTAGTTTTATGACCTGCttcaaggaagaagggaaagtaAGCCTGACCTTCCTGGGGCAGTATGCCTTGAAACCTGTTGGTGTCCTTAGGCCCTCTATGTAGAGATTCCGTGGCTTCTACTCCCTGTGGGGCTTTGGGCTGATGATATATGGTTCTTGGAGCTTACAGTCCACAAGAGAGACAGGTATTGGTGAAAATGTTACAATTAGTGGGGGGGGGAGCACAGGcagcctcatgcctgtaatcccagcactttgggaggctgaggcaggaggagcacttgagctcaagagtttgaggtgggcggatcatgtcaggagattaagaccatcctggccaacatggtgaaacctcatctctaccaaaatacaaaaattagccaggtatggtgatgcgtgcctatagtcgcagttactcgggaggctgaggcaggcgaattgcttgaacctgggaggtggaggttgcagtgagccaagattgcgccactgctagCCTgtcggcagagtgagacttcattgcaaaaaaaaaaaagagtttgagaccagcctgggcaacatgatgagaccccatctctacaaaattaaaacaattagctaggcatgatggcaggcagcCATAGTCCAGCTAGTCCAGAGGCTGAGCCTAGGGGACTGCTTGGAACCCAGGAGTTGCAGGTTACATTGAGCTATGATTCCCCCACTACAGTCCtttctgagtgacagagcaaggccctgtctctttaaaaaaaagaaagtatatatatttctcttcttaTCTTCTTGATTTCATAAGATCTGCCGTGGtatctcatgctttttttttttttcctgagacaaggtgtcgttctgtcaaccaggctggttggtacagtggtataatctcaccgcaacttttgcctcctgggctcaagtgattctcctacctcagcctcccaagtagctgcaactacaggtgtacaccaccacacctggctaatttttgtattttttttgaagagacaaagttttgtcatgttgcccaggctggtcgcgaactcctggcctcaagtgatctgcctacctcagcttcaaagtgctaggattacaggcatcagccattgtACCCATCCTTTGGTTGATTTCAAAATCTTAGATCATCTGTAGTATATTGCAGCAAATCCCCTATCTCTAAAACAtaagagttgtttttttaaataaaaaaacacagccatagaggccgggcgcagtggctcacgcctttaatcccagcactttgggaggccgaggcgggtggatcacaagttcagtagattgagaccatcctggccaacatgatgaaatcctgtctctattaaaaaaaaaaataataaatatatatatataatgtatcacCACAATACTATCACCCCATCTTAAAACAGCtgacagggctgggtgcagtggctcatgcttgtaatcccagcactttgggaggccgaggcaatggatcacgaggtcaagagatcgagaccattctggtcaacatggtgaaatcctgtctctactaaaaatacaaaaaattagctgggaatggtggcgcatgcctgtaatcccagctactcaggaggctgagaggcaggagaattgcctgaacccaggaggcggaggtagcggtgagccgagatcgcaccattgcactccagcctgggtaacaagagcaaaacttcgtctcaaaaaaaaacaaaaaaacagttgaCAGTAATTCATTAACATCATCAAATATCTGGCCAGTGTTCAAAGCTCTagttatttatcaatttttttgagatggagtcttgctctgttgcccaggctggagtgcagtgacgcaatctcagctcactgcaacctccttctgggttcaagcgattctcctgtctcagcctcccaagtagctgggattacaggtgctcaccaccacaccaggcttgtctcaaactcccggcctcagatgatctgcccgtttcggcctcccaaagttctgtgattacaggcatgaaccgccatGACTGGCCAGCTGAGCCCTATTGATGGAAGTTTGGTTTCCCAAGCTTACTGTGGCACACCATGCACTAAGGAATTCCTTTggacattttaggatttttattctGTGTAACACATAGGATTTTAAGCTGGGGAGAGGCAGGATCAAAGGCACATTTTGTGGTGCTCCTTCTGGCTGCTGCATAAACAGATTAGGACAGCTATGTGGGAGGTAGCGAGATGGGGGAGGGCGGTGCTCTTGGGGAGCCTCACTTGTCCCCATGTGACAGGAGGCTTTCTTCAAGCACTGGGGGCTTTCCCAGTGATGCTGCCCCCGTCTTACTGTCAGGCTCAGATATCATCATGCAGTTGGATGACGTGGTCAGCAGCACCGTGACCGGGCCACGCGTGGAGGAGGCCATGTACAGGTGTGTGCATGCTCTGTGCATATGTGGGGCATATGGGGGGGTGGGGATCCTGGTCCTGTAGCTTGTCCCCCATCGCCTCACCAGGCTCCTTGGGCTTGTGCCCGGGGCTCCCTTGCAGGTCAATCCGCTGGCTAGACCGGTGCATTGCAGCCCATCAGCGGCCGGACAAGCAGAACCTCTTCGCCATTATCCAGGGGGGGCTGGATGCAGATCTCCGGGCCACCTGCCTTGAAGGTAGAGCGGGGCACTGGCAGGCCCAGGGCCTGACCATTGAGGAGGTCTCCACAtgggcctggcacatggtggCATTCGATTGCTAATGGGTGGAAGGGCACAGCGGTGGAAAAAACAGCTGAAGCAAAGGCTCTCAGGCCATGTGCGGTAGACTGTATTGAGAGAATGGCTGTAATTCCAGTAGCTCATGgtcttctagtattttttttttaacggagttgCACTTCGGAGCCTAGGCTGAAGTACGTTGGCGctatctctgcttactgcaacctccacctctcgggtttaagtgattctcctgtctcagccttctaagtagctgggattacagatacccaccatcatgcctggctaatttttttatttttaaatttatttatttatttatttttgagacggagtttcgctcttgttactcaggctggagtgcaatggcgtgatcttggctcaccgcaacctctgcctcctgggttcaggcaattctccggcctcagcctcctgagtagctgggattacaggcacgcgtcaccatgcccagctaattttttgtatttttagtagagatggggtttcaccatgttgaccaggatggtctcaatctcttgacctcgtgatccacccgcctcggcctcccaaagtgctgggattacaggcgtgagccaccgcgcccggccatttttttattttttgtggagacagggtttcaccatgttggccagggtgatgaactcctgacctcaggtggtctgcctgccttggcctcccaaagtgctgggattacaggtgtgagccaccatacccagccagctCATTTCATGACTAACCTGGATCTCTCATTTTCATCCCAGTTGTTATAAGTCTTcacatatttctatttatatattttcttagcaCCACGCTCTAACCAACTGAGCTAACTGGCCACCCactgttcatatattttaaattttactttggcCGGGCATAccggctgaggctggcagatcacatgagatcaggagtttgagacgagcctgcccatcatggagaaaccctgtgtctactaaaaatagaaaaaatcagttgggcacctgtaatcccagctactccagaggctgaggcaggagaagcgcttgaatctggaaagcagaggtttcagtgagctgagaccgtgccactgcactccagcctggacgacaagagtgaaactctgtctcgaaaaagaaaatgtttgctttcCGTTCTGggacacgtgcagaatgtgcaggtttcttgCATAGGCTGTACAtttgccatagtggtttgctgcagctaccaacctgtcatctaggttttaagccccacgcGCATTAGGTACTTGTCCTAATGCTCTTGCTACCCTTGCTCCTTACCCCGGGAAATCTTCACATATTTTGTGGCAGAAATGTTACAGTGTTTAATGACAGGTTATTGggtgttttttgagagagaatcttgctctgtcccccaggctggattgcagttatgtgatcttggctcactgcaacctccacctcccaggttcaagagattctcctggctgggcgcggtggctcatgcctgtagtcccagcactctgggaggctgaggcgggtagttcacgaggtcaagagatcgagaccatcctgaccaacatggtgaaaccccgtctctactaaaatctagaaattagctggatgtggtggcatgtgcctgtggtcccagctactaggaagtctgaagcaggaaaattgcttgaacctgggaagcagtggttgcagtgagccgagattgtgccactgcactgcagcttggtgcctggcgacaaagcaagattctgtctcaaaaaaaaaaaaaagagattctcctgcctcagcctctgagtagctgggaccacaggcatgcacccaagcctggctactttttgtatttttagtagagacagggtttcaccatgttggccagactggtcttgaacaccagacttcaaatgatctgcttgccttggcctcccaaagtgctgggattacaggcgtgagccaccacgccttacCTGACAGGCTGTTGTAACTCAGCAGATGGGATGTTTATTATTCTCAAATCTGGAAAATTCCGATTTCTGAAACGCATCTGGCTCCAACAGTTTCAGCTAAGGGACTGTGGGTGGTGCCCCTTCTGAGGATTGAAGGAAACAGTCTTGCATACAGcacacactcaataaatgttcgCTGAGATTAGCAGCAGCACCAGCCtctggacagacagacagactgatAGACCGtcttctctgtctccctgtccctccctctccctctccatctctgcctttgttttttttttgttttttttttttgagatggagtttcgctgttgttacccaggctggagtgcaatggcgtgatctcggctcactgcaacctccgccttctgggttcaagcaattctccttcctcatcctcccgagtagctgggactacaggcgcgcatcaccatgccctgctaatttttgtatttttagtagagatggggtttcaccttgttgaccaggatggtctcgatttcttaacctcgtgatccacccccctcggcctcccaaagtactgggattataggcgtgagccaccgcgcccggctgttatttatttatttattttttgagactgagtttcattcttgtcacccaggctagagtgcagtggtgatcttggctcactgcaacctctgcctcccgggttcaaacgattctcctgcttcagcctcttgagtagctgggattacagacatgtgccaccacacccggctaatttttgcatttttagtagagatggggtttcactgtattggccgagctggtctcaaactcctgacctcaggtaattacctgcctcagcctcctgggattacaggtgtgaggcaccacgcccagcccatctctgtctttgtctctctgtctctgtgtatttctctgtctctctccctgagGGACTCCGGAAGTCTAGGCAGGGTCTGTTCTGGAATTGAAGAGCAGCTGCATTTCCTCGTCTGTGGTTGCCCTCACCTTACCCTGTACCCTCAGAAATGACCAAGCGGGACGTGCCTGGCTTTGCCATCGGGGGCCTGAGCGGGGGCGAGAGCAAGGCACAGTTCTGGCGGATGGTGGCGTTGAGCACCTCTCGGCTGCCTAAGGACAAGCCCCGATATCTGATGGGGGTTGGGTATGTTGTGGATAGGGGAGCCAGAGCCCTACCTGTGGGGAGTGGATTCCTGGGGACCCCCTGCCCTGCTTGGGGGGTGGCATTTGGGGGAAACGGACACAGCTCTGATCTGGGGGAACTAGGAGGATGTGGCTGTCCCTTGAAGGCTGTTCTGAGGGAATATGGCCCAGTTGGGACCATGTGAGGGGTGGGAGGGGCCCTGGGAAGCCCCTGAGGTTCTCTGCCCCCCTCCCACCATGGCTGCAACCCCAGCTATGCCACCGATCTGGTGGTCTGCGTGGCTCTTGGATGTGACATGTTCGACTGTGTCTTCCCTACACGGACAGCGGTGA encodes:
- the QTRT1 gene encoding queuine tRNA-ribosyltransferase catalytic subunit 1 isoform X1, which codes for MAGAATQVSLESAPRIMRLVAECSRSRARAGELRLPHGTVATPVFMPVGTQATMKGITTEQLDALGCRICLGNTYHLGLRPGPELIQKANGLHGFMNWPHNLLTDSGGFQMVSLVSLSEVTEEGVRFRSPYDGNETLLSPEKSVQIQNALGSDIIMQLDDVVSSTVTGPRVEEAMYRSIRWLDRCIAAHQRPDKQNLFAIIQGGLDADLRATCLEEMTKRDVPGFAIGGLSGGESKAQFWRMVALSTSRLPKDKPRYLMGVGYATDLVVCVALGCDMFDCVFPTRTARFGSALVPTGNLQLRKKVFEKDFSPIDPECTCPTCQNHSRAFLHTLLHSDNTAALHHLTVHNIAYQLQLMSAIRTSIVEKRFPDFVRDFMGTMYGDPTLCPTWATDALASVGITLG
- the QTRT1 gene encoding queuine tRNA-ribosyltransferase catalytic subunit 1 isoform X2, with the protein product MAGAATQVSLESAPRIMRLVAECSRSRARAGELRLPHGTVATPVFMPVGTQATMKGITTEQLDALGCRICLGNTYHLGLRPGPELIQKANGLHGFMNWPHNLLTDSGGFQMVSLVSLSEVTEEGVRFRSPYDGNETLLSPEKSVQIQNALGSDIIMQLDDVVSSTVTGPRVEEAMYRSIRWLDRCIAAHQRPDKQNLFAIIQGGLDADLRATCLEEMTKRDVPGFAIGGLSGGESKAQFWRMVALSTSRLPKDKPRYLMGVGYATDLVVCVALGCDMFDCVFPTRTARFGSALVPTGNLQLRKKVFEKDFSPIDPECTCPTCQNDNTAALHHLTVHNIAYQLQLMSAIRTSIVEKRFPDFVRDFMGTMYGDPTLCPTWATDALASVGITLG